Part of the Pseudobdellovibrionaceae bacterium genome is shown below.
GTTATCAGCGTAGAGGTCATTAAAATGCGGGGTAAGCACGAAATCCACGCCTGCGGATTTAAGTTTCGACAGATCTTGTTCAAGGGATTGTGGGTAATTTTGTAGGTCTTGGGGATTATCAAATTGGGTCGGGTTTACAAAAATGCTAAAAATTGTACGATCGTTTTCGCTTCGAGATCGTAAGGCCAACGACAAATGACCATCGTGCAAGGCTCCCATGGTGGGTACAAATCCCAACGATCCATTGAGGGTTTTTCTGATTTTTTGCCAGTTTTCTATATGAGAAAATACTTTCATTATTCAAAGCTCTCTTTGAGTGAAGGAAAATCGCCTGACACCACGGCCTGATGAAAGTTGTTGAGTGCTTCAACGACCAAATGTTGACCACTTAAGAATTGCCGTACAAATTTGGGGCGGAAATCTTTATTCATTCCAAGGAGGTCGTGTAAAACCAGAACTTGTCCATCGGTATCTGGGCCGGCACCGATGCCGATGGTTGGGATTTTTAAACTTTCGCTGACTTCTCGGGCCAAAACGCTGGGCACGCATTCAAGAACTAATGCCGTAACTCCGGCTTTTTCAAGCAATAGCGATTGTGTTCGCAATTTATCTGCCGCTTGTTGATCTCGGCCCTGAACTTTGTATCCACCCAGCATATTCACTGATTGTGGTGTTAGCCCGAGGTGGCCTATGACAGGAACACCGCTTTCAACAATGTAATTTACAAGTTCTAAATTTCCAGCTGCGCCTTCAAGTTTTACTGCGTGGGCACCAGCTTTGACCAAGGCCTCTACGGCCTTCATATTTTCAGTTAAATCTTTACGGTAAGATAAAAATGGCAAGTCACCCACGATAAATTTTTTTGCGGCCCCACGGGAAACCGCAGAAACGTGCCAAGCCATCTGTTCAATAGAAATGGGCAGCGTAGATGCGTGTCCGTGCATGACCATTGCCGCACTGTCGCCGACCAATAGGCAGTCCACATCAGAATCTGCCAGTAAACACGCCGACCAGTAGTCGTAGCAAGTAACCATACTGATTTTTTCGCCGTTAGATTTTTTTACTAAGAAGCTCAGTGAATTCATTGTGGTCTCGTTGTTTTATAAAATTTAAGAAACGATTCATAGATATCTGAAAGTGGGTTTCCCGATAGGGCCTGCAAATTTTTGTCAATAGTCTGCTTGTCGCCTCTAGCCAGCGGCCCGGTCAGAGCTGACTCCGAGTATGTGAGGATGTTATTCATTGTGACTCTTAAAAATGGAAACAACACTTCTCTGGGCAACCCAAGGTATTTTTCAAACTCTTGAAAACAAGCCTGGGCCAAGACGGTGGGAAAGTTCCCCGAGATCACACACAAAGCATGGTACAAAGCAAAATTTTTCTCTTCTAAGGGGAAACTCGGATTAGGCAATTCTGGAAACACCTGATCAAACGAGGTGCTTTCTGAAACATAGACAAACGGAATTTGAGGATAGAGTTCTTTTTCATAGAGCTCAGGGCCAAAAGTCATTAGCGGGTGCAGAGTCACCATGTTGGGCAAGGTGAGGCTTCCAGAAAAATGAACCACCACTTTTTCGCCAAAGTGTTGTTGGCTGGCCCAACTCACCAGAGCCTGATCAGATATAGCCAGTAAGACATGATCGACTTGTTCAAGGGAATGTGTAAGGCGATCTCCTGCATAGGGAAAGTCGTCAATGTTGAGTGTATTGAATTCTCTTAAGGGTTTTCGCGCCCACTGCCAGTGGGGCACCTCGAGGGATTGAAAATAAAAATGTAAATGTCGCGCCAATCGGCCGGAGCCAACAATGAGATACTTTGGCGACTTTGGTACCTGTCCCATGGATCAAGTCCTTATCGTAGTTAAAATCATCCAACCTCACGGAACTAAAAAATAGCAGCTAGAGAGTCTGCCTTTTCGATCACCGGCCCAACACAACAGTGTCTGGCTTAAGGGTTTAGAGTTGCCTTCTTTTTTAGCAGATTTTACCAGCAAAGGTAATCTCTATGGCGCAAGGCAGCAAGTAGGTTGCCAGCGGGATTTAAAGTGATAAGAACCGCAACCAATGAAAAAGCTGGCAGTCATAATCTTGGGTTTGATGGTTCTCGTAGGCCTAACAATGGGGGTTCATTCTCTCGTGTCGGCTCGGTTGGTATTGAAAATGAAACCCACCGAATTTGAGCATTGGGATTCAATAGGGGCGGTCACCTACTATCGGTTGCGTCAGGAGCTGAATGAGGCCGACAAGGTCTATTATCAAGTTGATCCCATTCTAAAAGGGGGTCATTTGTGGGTTCGGGGATTAGAACTTACAGCGAAAGCCGATCACTCCGGCGTACAGTGGTTAAATGCCCTGGACGACCCGCCGGGGGAAGGTGTGATCTTATCGGTAGTACCGCTGACCCGACTCAATCAGCCACGAAGTCGACGAAAGGTGAACTGGGAAAGACTCTCAGCCACCATCGAGCAGGCGGGATTAAAAAAATACATTATCAAAGTGCATGACCCGCAATAGCGAAAAGGTATCCCTTTCCTTTTTGCGTTGCACAGCGCTACGTCGTAGCGCTGTGCAACGCAAAAAGGAAAGGGATACCTTTTCGCTATTGAGGGTCGTGTGGCATGAGGCGACGAAAGCTTCTAAAATATGTGCGTGGAGAGAGCTCAAGAAAATCAGAAATTCGAGCCATATAGATACAGGCAAAGCGTTCCATTTGATTGGCAAAGTAGCTTTCTTCAATACCCGCGCGCATGATCTCACCCCAATAGGGATTAAACTGCTCTTGTTGCTTTTTTATAAGGGGGCCGATCTGTTTGTCCAGAGCAGAAATATCCGACATGAGAGTGTCGATTTTTTTCTCGTGTTTTTTGTGGTGATTTTCAATTTGATCTGAAACAAGTTGGTCTACTTCACGCTCTAAGGGGACTTTTTTGTCCATGAGAGTTGTGATCTGTTGTGTGTAAGGAAGAGCTTCGAAAGTTTTTCGAACCTCTTCTTCCAGTTCTTCCACGACAAGCGCAGTCCGCCACGCACAATCTTTTTTGAGTCGAACAATATCTCCGTAGATATGGTCACCGATGTACAAAATCTCGTTCGGGTCTAAGTGAAGATCGGCAGTGAAGCGAGCGGCACAACCGCCCTGATAGACTCCGGGTTCAAGTGTCGATTCGAGGTTTGTCATCAAGCCTGATTCAGTATCAATTTTAAGAAAATTCAGCTTGTCATAAAAGAAGCGGGGCTTTTGAGCCGCAGCAATAACAAACTCAAAAAGCTCTTCCCAGTTCTTGTGTTGTTTTAAAAAGGGGTTAATGGCGTAATCAAGAAGGAGTTTGCAATAGGGATAGTCGGAATTTGTTAATACAAATATCTTTTTCCCGTGAGCTTTGAATCTCTCTAAACCCTGTACCACAGCTTCGTCTTTGATAACAAAATCTTGTAGTCGACTTCTGACCACACTTTTAAGGCTATCATCCCGGTGAGACATATCGAGGGCCCACAGCACATCATCAGCCATGGTGTAATAGTCCGGCAGAGACTCTGCGTGAGTTTTATCTTTTAGGTCAACCAGTTGGGCAAAGAGCGTGGCGTGGGCTATGGAAAAAGTGGTGTCCACCGTATCGTAGTTGGAATCGCTCAAATCTACGTATGTACTTTTGTAAATACGGCGTTGAGATTTATAATCAATGGGCTTGAGGCCATGGTAGCTGACACGAATAGCTCCATGGCGGCTGAGTTTAAGTACGTTGCCATGGGTTTTATCTAAGACAAGTCCACGTACGGCCCTTTGAAAGTCGAACTTTAAGTTTAACACTTCTTTGGGATAGTCTTTGTCGGCCACCAGCTTCTTCACAATCATGCTGTGGGCCAAAGCTTCAAAGGCTTGGCTATCATACCGCACCAACGTGTGGTCCATATCAAAACCAATGTAATTGATGCGTTTGAGATTCAATGTGCGGTTTACGTAAACTTGTCTATTCATGATTTAATATGGGCAACTACCGTTCAACTTTAAACTTTTTATCGTTCCAGGCCATCATTCCGCCTTGCATGTTAAAGACGTTTTGAAGGCCCGCTTCTTTGGCCATCGCCGATGCCTGAGCGGAACGACCACCACTTCGGCATATAAAAACGATAGTACCAGTTGTAGGAAGTTCGTTTTTGCGGCTGGGGATTTCATCTAAAGTGATGAGGGTAGCGCCTGGAATGTGGCCAAGATCACCTGTGTACTCATCGGGCCGTCGAACATCAATTAAATGGACACCGTCTTTCTTTTCGAAAACCTCTTCACAGGTGACATCAAATACAGTTGGAAACATGGGGTTGGGCATTTTGTTCGTGAAATTAACAACGGATTTTTCGCTCATAATCATGACCTCGCTGGTTAATACTTGTGCCTGGGCACGCCATAAGCCAGTATCTTATGCGCATTTTACCTCGATGTCATGTTTCGGGTGGGAAAGGGCAAAATGGCACAAGCCGCCGAAGTTCGATTTACTGAAGACCAATTGCGGGCACTCGATGTTCTGCATAAACCCGGCAATGTGTTTATCACCGGCGAAGCCGGCAGCGGCAAGAGCTTCGTTATACGGCATTTTCATAGAAGCCTAAATGCTAAGACCTTTCCCATTTTAGCAAGCACCGGTGCCGCAGCGGTGTTGGTGGGAGGACGGACCTTTCATAGTTTTATGGGGTTGGGAATCATGGAGGGCGGCGTTGATGCAACGGTGCGCCGAGCCGTATCGGATCGGAGGGTGGTGTCTCGATTGAAAAAGGCGGAGGGGATAATCATCGATGAAGTCTCAATGATTTCAGGGCCCGCGCTGAGGGCCGCAGAACATATTTGTCGAATAGCTAGAAGCCATGAGGATCTTCCTTGGGGGGGCTTAAAGGTGGTCGCTGTGGGGGATTTTGCCCAACTTCCCCCTGTGGAGGCCGATCGTCAGGGCAAGTCTTGGGCTTTTTTGGACCCCGTATGGGAGCAGTCAGATTTTAGCACGGTGGTTTTGCGTCAAAATATGCGTACCCAGGATCATAATTTTTTAAGTGTGTTGAATACGGTTCGCAAGGGAGAGGTGGATTCAGATGTGGAGACCTATTTAAACTCCCGCATTTACTCGATTGAGGATGGCGAATTTCACGGCACTCGATTGTTTCCCCTTCGTCGACAGACTGAAGAATTCAATGACCGACAATTGGCCCAGCTAGAAGGTGACCTACATACTTTTACGGCCCAATACGTAGGAAAAGATCGATCCATAGCGCAGTTAAAAAAATGCTCCCCTTTGCCGGAGTTTCTGCGCCTTAAGCTAGGGGCCCTTGTCATGTTACGCCATAATGATCCGCGTCAAAGATGGGTGAACGGAAGTACGGGGTGGGTGAGGTCGATCAGTGAAAACTCTATTCGAGTGGAGTTGGCATCAGGTCGTGAGGTAGATGTGGAGCCGATCACTCTTACCCAAATGAATGCTGAAGGTCAGGTGCAGGCGGCCGTAACACAGATGCCATTAAACTTGGCCTATGCGGCAACCATACACAAGGCCCAAGGTTTAACTTTAGACAGTGCTTTAATTAACCTTGACGCTCTGTGGGAGCCAGGTCAGGCCTACGTGGCTTTGAGTCGGGTGATACAAGGGGGGCGGCTGTGCATTCAAAAGTGGAGCCCCGGTTCAATAAAATCAGATCCTCAGGTTATGGATTTTTATCGTCACTTAGAAGCCCAACTCGAGGACACGTCTTTACTTTAGGTGCGTTTCATGTTTTTAAGATGCTGGGAGGTGTCACGTGGAAACAATGACTACACAAACAAAGGATAAAACCATGTCGCAGAGGTCTTCTGAAGCCTTCAACCCCGTGGGTTTAGAGGGAATGGAGTTTATTGAGTATGCATCACCTGATCCCGATGCCTTAGAAGAACTCTTTTATAAACTTGGGTTCAAGAAAATAGCCCAGCACAAGAGCCAAGATGTAGGACTCTTTCGGCAAGGGGGAGTGAATTTCATTTTGAACAAAGAAAAGGGCAGTTTTGCCGATGAGTTTCGCGATGCCCATGGCCCGTCAGTTTGTGCAACGGGTTTTCGAGTCAAGGATGCAAAAGAAGCCTTCAAGGCGGCTGTTGAGCGAGGGGCTCGTCCTGTAGAAGCCGCTCCTTTTCATAGTTTTCCAGCTATCTATGGAATAGGTGATTCGGTGGTTTATTTTGTAGATCATCACCATGAGGGCAAAGTTTACGAGGGTGATTTCAATTACATCGGTCCAACAGATGTTCCTGGCTTTGGGGCTGAGGTGATTGATCACATGACAAACAATGTGCCGCTTGGGCAAATGCAACAGTGGTGTGATTTTTACGAGAAAGTTTTTAACTTCAGCGAGCAGCGCTACTTCGATATTAAAGGAGAGTCCACGGGACTTATTTCGAAGGTGATGCGTTCGCCTTGTAAAAAAATTATTATTCCTATTAATGAGCCTTCAGATTCTAAGTCGCAAATTCAAGAATACCTTGATGAATATAAAGGTTCGGGCATTCAACACATTGCTCTGTTAACCAATGACATTATTCAGACGGTATCTAATATGAGAAGACAGGGTATCGATTTCTTAGAGGTGCCGGACACCTACTATGAACTTTTGCCCGAGCGTATGCCGCAAATTTCTGAAGACATAGATGTTTTGCGAGATTTAAAAATTCTAGTTGATGGCGATGACGAGGGGTACCTGTTGCAGATTTTCACGAAAACTCTCATTGGACCGATCTTCTACGAGATCATCCAGCGCAAAAATCACAACGGATTTGGCGAGGGGAACTTTCAGGCTCTATTTGATTCTATTGAGTTGGATCAAAAGCGTCGAGGTTATTTATAGGTCGAGGCAATAGGAGGCCATCGTGCACCATTTTTCACAAGGTATTAATACGAAGCAGGCGCACAAAGCCATCCCAGACGGCCACTTCGAAGAGGAACAAGGTCATCTGGGCTTCTTTGGCCCTGTCTCCCATTTAATTCGCAAACAACCAAGCACCCGCTGGACAAATATCGACGGTCCGCTGAAACCCAGACTGTATGATCTGGTTGAGTACAAATCTACCGATCAATGGCAGCGCCTTTTGTTCAATGATTCAGTTTCTATTGGGTATCAACATGTGACGGTGAAGTCAGCTGACCAGCTGGTGGGTGAGAGAAATGCCGATGGAGACATCGTTTATTTTTGTCATCAGGGGTCGGGGCAGATTTTGTCTGAATATGGTCAACTTGATTATCGGAGAGGGCATTATGTGATCATTCCAAAATGTGTCACATACACCGTGAATGCCACTGAGCCGACCACATTTTTGACCATCGAAAACCGAACAAGTCATTATGTGGAACCAGATCGCGGTATTGTTGGGCGGCATGCCGTTTTTGATGTGAATGCCATTGGCAAGCCCAATCTCGAAGTTCAGGAGTCCACGCTGTCTTCTGCTGGCATTGATATCAAACAGATTCGAGTCAAGCACTGTGATGAGCTAACGACCTATAGTTTCTCTAGCAATGTGTACGACGTTGTCGGTTGGAAGGGAGACCTGTTTCCCTATACGCTTCATATGGATGATATGATGCCACTGATGAGCCACAGGGCACATTTGCCGCCCAGTGCTCATAGTACTTTTGTGGCCAGAGACTTTGTGATCTGCACTTTTTTGCCTCGACCGCTTGAACATGACGAAGACGCATTGAAAGTGCCATTTTATCATCAGAACATCGATTACGATGAAGTGTTGTTTTATCACGATGGTGATTTTTTTAGTCGTGATAATTTGCACGCAGGCATGATGACTTTTCATCCTGCTGGATTTCCACACGGGCCGCACCCTAAGGCCATTGAGGCCGTGAAAACTAAAACAGAAACCAAAGAATATGCGGTGATGATTGATACCCGCTGGCCGCTAAAACAGGATAACTTTTTGGGTTCCGTGGAAGTGAAGGATTACTGGAAGTCTTGGCAAACAAAGTAGATATTCCGTGGGGTCATGATCTGACCCCAGATCAAGCAATGACTTTGGCCATAAAGCTGGCGCAAATGGGTAAAGGCCATGTAGAGCCGAATCCGCCTGTGGGCTGTGTGATTTTAAACCGCGAGGGCCATCTAATTGGGGCAGGTTATCATCGCAAATATGGTGGTGATCATGCAGAAGTGGCTGCACTAAAAAGTGCAGCCTCGTCGAACCTTGATGGCGCTGTTATTTACGTGACATTAGAGCCCTGTGCCCATCACGGGAAAACCCCTTCTTGCGCTAAGCACATTGCAAATCTACCGGTGCAAAAAGTTATATATGGCTTGCAAGATCCAAACCCCCTTGTGGCTGGACAAGGTGCAAAAATATTGTCTGATGCAGGTGTAATCGCTGAGCTGTGGGTGGGCGAAACAGATTCATTGTATGACTTGGTGGAAATGTTTTTTCATAACATGATTCATAAGCGAGCTTTTGTAACCTTAAAGGTGGCTACCAGCTTAGATGGGTTCATGGGGCTTCAGTCAGGGGAAAGTCAATGGATCACGGATGAGGTGGCCCGCAAGTACAGTCATTATCTTAGGGCACAGCATGGAGGTGTCGCAGTTGGGTTGGGTACCTATCGTCATGATAATCCCTCTCTCGACGTACGGCATGAAGATTACCCCGATAAAAAAAATACGGCAGTTATTCTTGATCCGTTGGGCGAAAGTTTTAAAACTTTGCCCCACTCAAAACTGGCGAGCTGTCATGACGAGAAAGATCGGTGGGTGGTCACTGGGGAATCAGCGCCACAAGTTGCGGGGCCATGGCAGCAAATCACTGCACCTATGTCGAGTCATGGTGAGTTTGATCTCATTGATCTGACAAAAGTCCTCTACGACAATGGTGTTCACTCGGTCTATGTCGAGGGCGGGGCTGCGACCTATGGATCATTTTTGCGGCAACAAGCGTGGAATCGTTTGCAGCTTTTTATGGCCCCCAAGATTATAGGGGGAAATGCCGGTCTTGGCTGGACGGCTGAAACAGGCGCCGATCGCCTCGATGATGCTTGGATTTTAGAAAAATCTTCGATCATGGACCTAGGTGGAGATTGGTTGATTTCGGGCCTTTCGCGTCAGACATTAAATGATCGCAAACCAATATAAACACAGGTTTTTTTGTTACCCCTAGGTAAGTCCAGAATTGTTTTCTGAGGTTCAGTCTTTTTCGACTTTGTCCGAAATATTCTAAGTATTAGTCCATGCAACTTAGGGTATTAAATGTCATCGGCAAAAAAACAAGCGAGCGCCTCGGAGAATTGGTACAGACACGTGCCATCATATCTGAGAACTAAGGTTGAATTCGTGGATCTCACGAAACCGGCTCACTTGGTTCAGGGGCCTAAGCCAGCCATTGACGTTTCCAGGACACTGCAGCCCGACTTGGTTGTAAATCATGTTCTCACAGAACATGTGGATTGCGTGGTGCAAGAGGGCAATCCCTTTTTTAGTACTGAGGTAGGAGCGGCCGCCATTATTTGTGGATCGCCGAAAGACTTTTTTAAATTTCCAGTTTCAACCATACTAAGCCCAAACGAGTTGAACAAGAAGTCGGAACAGAAGATGATGCGCCTTTTTGCCTCTTTTAAAGAGCCATCAGAAAAAACTAAGCTCCTGAACGACTTAAATCATGAGGCTCGCACCCTCTCTCGATCAGAGAGCTTCGTTTCAGAAGCGGCAATGGTAGCTGATGAATTGATTACAAACGCTATTTTTAATGCGCCGTTTGTCAGTGACGAAAATAGATCCGGTGCGGACCGTTCGTTGCGGACATTGATAAGCAAAGATCAGAAAAATTCAGAGTTTTTTGTGGCAACCGACGGGGATCGACTCATACTAGGTTGCCGCGACCCTTTTGGGGGACTGGATATTAACTATTTACTTAACAAAGTTTATCGCTGTTATGTTCAGGGTGTTGATAAAAATATCAACATGGGCCACGGTGGTGCGGGTATTGGCTCATTCATGGTATTCAACACCGGAGCGAGCTACTACTTGGCGGTTGAAAAAGGCAAGCAAACAATTGTGTGTGCCAGTTTGCCATTAAAAATGAGTGGTTCAAAGAGATCATTATTACCTAAGAATTTACTAAGTGTCACAATTAAGGAGGACATCTAAAATGGGTCAATTTAGTGTTAGTCAGAGTCAAGAAGGCAACGATGTGGTCTTGACGTTTCAGGGACAGATTGATGAAGATGCCAACTTCCAATCCGCATCTGGTGTGTCAGGCAGCTCCATTATACTGAATTTAGATGGCGTTACAGCGATCAATTCATGCGGTATTCGGGAGTGGATTAAGTGGTTGAAGGAGCTTCCGTCAGGGGCCTCAATCACCTACAAAAACTGTCCAAAAGTAATCGTTGATCAGATCAACATGGTGGCGGGATTTCTGCCAGACAATGCAAAAGTGGATAGTTTTTATGTCCCTTACTATTGTGAAGAATCTGGCAATGAAAAAATGGTGCTTTTCACGTCAGGAAAAGAGTTTAACGGAGACAGCGTGAATCCGCCAGACTCAGTTGTGGACGATGAGACGGGTGACGAAATGGAAATGGATGTCATTGAATCAAAATATTTTAAGTTTTTACAGGGATAGGGATATTTAGTGGATTATAGTATTTTTGACTCACTCATTGATGGCGTGTTCGTACTTCGTGCGGATCGATCCGTTTTGTATTGTAACGAAGCGGCAGCCACGTTGGCCGAGTCATCTGTTCGCCGTTTGACCCGCGGTGGACCCATCTATGACCACTTCAAATTTGACGATGAGACGCTTTTTGTCATGCCCAAAGGGGAATGGGGTAAAGATGAAGCCACACCCTACAAAGAGGTGGCATTTGAGCTTAAAAGCGGAAAGCTCGGGCGAGTGCAGTTGGCCATTCAGCCGTTTACGGATGCAGCAGGTGAGCTGCGATGGGTGTTGATGCTCCATGATGTGACCCTTGAAGAGGTGTTACACAAAAAATACCACAAGCAACTAGAAGAAAAAGAAGTGGTGATTGATGAGCTGAAAATAGCTCAGGAGAAGCTTGAAGCTTATAGCAAAAATTTGGAATCTATGGTTGAGGAAAGAACGCGTGAATTAAAATCAGCCAACCTCATGCTCAGTGCAATTATGGATAGCTTGGGACAGGGATTTTTGGTTTTTAATGAGGGTGGAGTCTGCTCGAAGATCTTCACTAAGGCCTGTGAAGATGTTCTTGAATGCAATCCTGCAGACAAAAATATTTGGGATGTGTTGCGCCTGGACTCTTCTGAGTCAGAGACATTTCAAATGTGGATGAAGGCCGTCTATTCAGAGGCATTGCCGTTTGCAGATTTAAAAAATTTAGCACCCAATGAATATAAACATAGCGAAAATCGGTTTATTGAACTCGATTATTATCCGTTAAATACAGATGAGGGATCTATCGGTAATGTGGTATTGGTAGCTACCGACAAGACAGCAGTTCGCGAAGCGAATTTGGCTCTAGAAAAAGAAAAGCAATTTGTAAAAATGGTTATGAAAATTGTGGCCAACAAAGGCCAGTTTTCAAAGTTTCTGGCAAGCTGTGTTGCGACCATTTCAAGCGTGAAGACGCTGGTGTCCCAATCTAGCGATCTTGATATTAACTATTTATTTAGACTTTTGCACACCCTTGAGGGCGAGGCGGCCACTTACTCAGCCAATGAGCTTTGGCGAGCTTCTCGAATGGTCCAGGAGGTATTGGAGCCGCTCAGAAGCGGTAAGGCCGAGAACCCAGAAGCGGTTATTGTTAATTTAAAGCGATCTGTTAACGATTTAGAAACATCATACTCTGATTTTATGGCAAACAACGAAAAGCTATTTACACTTACAGGTGTGGCGGGAAGCCGACGGGTTGAGGTCACTTTAGAGGAAGTTTCAGGGTTGATGGATGATTTGCGAAAAAGAGGAGTGCCCGAAGAGGCCTGCGTGCTTGTGCAAAACCTACTATTGGCGGAACCCGTAGCTCCCTTGTTCATGCACATGAATGATGTGGCCACTCTTGTGGCCGAAAGAACCGGAAAGAAGCTCAAGCCCATGTATGTGGAAGGTGGCGAGATTAGAGTTTATCCAGCAGCCTATGAAGAATTATTTAGCACCCTAGTGCATGCATTTCGAAACGCTGTGGATCATGGGATTGAGCCCCCTGAGGAACGACAGATGGCCGGGAAAGACGAACAGGGTCAAATTAAGGTTGTGGTGAAAAGCACAGACTCTGGTCAGCAGCAGTGGCTGGAATTCCACATTTGCGATGATGGCGGTGGAATTGATGCTTCGCGGGTTCGAAGAAAGATGCAGGAAATGGGTCGTGGCAATGAGATTGAGGGGCTATCGGATCACCAAGTTATACAATATATTTTTGATGACGGATTTAGCACCCGTGATTCTGTAAGTGATTTTTCGGGACGTGGAGTGGGAATGAGTGCGATAAAAGCCTCTGCTGAAGAATTGGGCGGTACCGTAGAAGTGCAAACACAGCCAGGTGTGGGTTCTCGACTTATGATTAAGGTGCCATTGATCGTGCCCAACGAACTTGTCGTCGCAGAGGCCATAGCCAGCTAGATTTTTTGAATTGTACCACAACCTTAGGCCAGTATAGGTGTTCAAAGCCGATAATAGAACTTCAAATTGCTGAGAAAAACTGAAAGAATAAGTTATTGCAACTAAGCGGCGAAGAGGTTTCGCGATATGTTTCCAAAAGAGACCCAAATTCTTGTAGTTGATGATTCAATGAATATTCGTCAGATCATTTGTGACAACTTAAGGCGACTTGGGTACACAAGAATTGAGTCTGCCGGAGACGCCAACGAGGGTTATGGACGTTTAATGAATCTCAAGAATGAGGGGTCACCGGTAGGTTTGGTGCTTTCCGACTTGAACATGCCTG
Proteins encoded:
- a CDS encoding PAS domain-containing protein; this translates as MDYSIFDSLIDGVFVLRADRSVLYCNEAAATLAESSVRRLTRGGPIYDHFKFDDETLFVMPKGEWGKDEATPYKEVAFELKSGKLGRVQLAIQPFTDAAGELRWVLMLHDVTLEEVLHKKYHKQLEEKEVVIDELKIAQEKLEAYSKNLESMVEERTRELKSANLMLSAIMDSLGQGFLVFNEGGVCSKIFTKACEDVLECNPADKNIWDVLRLDSSESETFQMWMKAVYSEALPFADLKNLAPNEYKHSENRFIELDYYPLNTDEGSIGNVVLVATDKTAVREANLALEKEKQFVKMVMKIVANKGQFSKFLASCVATISSVKTLVSQSSDLDINYLFRLLHTLEGEAATYSANELWRASRMVQEVLEPLRSGKAENPEAVIVNLKRSVNDLETSYSDFMANNEKLFTLTGVAGSRRVEVTLEEVSGLMDDLRKRGVPEEACVLVQNLLLAEPVAPLFMHMNDVATLVAERTGKKLKPMYVEGGEIRVYPAAYEELFSTLVHAFRNAVDHGIEPPEERQMAGKDEQGQIKVVVKSTDSGQQQWLEFHICDDGGGIDASRVRRKMQEMGRGNEIEGLSDHQVIQYIFDDGFSTRDSVSDFSGRGVGMSAIKASAEELGGTVEVQTQPGVGSRLMIKVPLIVPNELVVAEAIAS
- the ribD gene encoding bifunctional diaminohydroxyphosphoribosylaminopyrimidine deaminase/5-amino-6-(5-phosphoribosylamino)uracil reductase RibD gives rise to the protein MANKVDIPWGHDLTPDQAMTLAIKLAQMGKGHVEPNPPVGCVILNREGHLIGAGYHRKYGGDHAEVAALKSAASSNLDGAVIYVTLEPCAHHGKTPSCAKHIANLPVQKVIYGLQDPNPLVAGQGAKILSDAGVIAELWVGETDSLYDLVEMFFHNMIHKRAFVTLKVATSLDGFMGLQSGESQWITDEVARKYSHYLRAQHGGVAVGLGTYRHDNPSLDVRHEDYPDKKNTAVILDPLGESFKTLPHSKLASCHDEKDRWVVTGESAPQVAGPWQQITAPMSSHGEFDLIDLTKVLYDNGVHSVYVEGGAATYGSFLRQQAWNRLQLFMAPKIIGGNAGLGWTAETGADRLDDAWILEKSSIMDLGGDWLISGLSRQTLNDRKPI